One stretch of Micromonospora echinospora DNA includes these proteins:
- a CDS encoding PQQ-binding-like beta-propeller repeat protein gives MTVIDLGELRHDAPPPATPRPPRSVGRPARTLALLLLALLTLTAAAPPRRPAEWTLPGGLGSAVFVSGDVVYVVRPNRGDGRELVAYRGERELWRSPLPGAGTAVSVWQQDGRVMVTGPTGDDTDWETVTYDAATGADAWRRRGVAFAVGRVLLSQSAASDPSPSITRVDPADGSTMWTMPSTGMLGLDYGSGAERMVLSPVTGQTVVVDARTGARVAARDLHPVRPSAPRHVLTVAGLLLEIRDAGGTVEAYDLDTLRPRWTVEQKLVDYVDNCGALLCAVRPDGGMTALDPATGAVRWSVDRWAGVVAVRGDRLLVGDTAGAGGLAVLGQTDGHLIAELGDWTLAPQHESGGPPLATRPLGGGRQLLAEMNLSGDPPSIRGVITGTDCTTSVTLLVCRRPTGDFLVRRLP, from the coding sequence GTGACCGTCATCGATCTGGGGGAGTTGCGCCACGACGCTCCGCCCCCGGCGACCCCCCGCCCGCCGCGCAGCGTCGGCCGGCCGGCCCGCACCCTGGCGCTCCTGCTGCTGGCGCTGCTCACGCTCACCGCCGCCGCGCCGCCGCGCCGCCCGGCGGAGTGGACGCTGCCCGGCGGCCTGGGCTCGGCCGTGTTCGTCTCCGGCGACGTGGTGTACGTGGTGCGGCCGAACCGCGGTGACGGGCGGGAACTCGTCGCGTACCGCGGAGAACGGGAACTGTGGCGCAGTCCGCTGCCCGGAGCCGGCACCGCCGTGTCGGTGTGGCAGCAGGACGGCCGGGTGATGGTGACCGGCCCGACCGGCGACGACACCGACTGGGAGACGGTGACGTACGACGCGGCGACCGGCGCGGACGCCTGGCGCCGGCGCGGCGTCGCGTTCGCGGTCGGCCGGGTGCTGCTGTCGCAGTCCGCCGCATCCGACCCCAGCCCGTCGATCACCCGGGTCGACCCGGCCGACGGAAGTACGATGTGGACGATGCCCTCGACGGGCATGCTGGGGCTCGACTACGGCTCCGGAGCGGAACGCATGGTGTTGTCCCCGGTGACCGGGCAGACGGTGGTCGTGGACGCGCGCACCGGCGCGCGGGTCGCGGCCCGGGACCTGCACCCGGTGCGACCGTCCGCCCCGCGCCACGTGCTGACCGTGGCCGGGCTGCTGCTGGAGATCCGCGACGCCGGCGGGACCGTCGAGGCGTACGACCTGGACACGCTGCGACCGCGCTGGACCGTCGAGCAGAAGCTCGTCGACTACGTCGACAACTGCGGCGCCTTGCTCTGCGCCGTCCGCCCGGACGGCGGGATGACAGCGCTCGACCCGGCGACCGGCGCCGTGCGCTGGAGCGTGGACCGGTGGGCGGGCGTCGTGGCGGTGCGCGGCGACCGGCTGCTCGTCGGCGACACCGCCGGCGCCGGCGGCCTGGCGGTGCTCGGCCAGACCGACGGGCATCTGATCGCCGAGCTGGGCGACTGGACCCTGGCCCCGCAGCACGAGTCCGGCGGCCCGCCGCTGGCCACCCGGCCGCTGGGCGGCGGTCGGCAACTCCTGGCCGAGATGAACCTGTCCGGCGATCCGCCCTCGATCAGGGGAGTGATCACCGGCACCGACTGCACGACCAGCGTGACGCTGCTGGTCTGCCGCAGGCCCACAGGTGACTTCCTGGTGCGGCGGCTGCCGTGA
- a CDS encoding peptidase C39 family protein produces MATSRRGAQVRLHPPPLHKTFGYAMLGGNDRQPHGPGTRSTPGGILMPGRDIAYRRFRFPADRDVGRADGLAAGPDGLALDGAPGSLTHTDPHSGTTAEYAVGSWTSPVTPLGFAAAELVPSWTAHTPPGCWLRVQLRGWAGDAASTGWYELGIWAADDSAVHRASVPGQEDDRARVAADTLRVTGATVTGWQVRVTLLRRLDVADGPVLRTVGVVASTDPPSSPADAGVGSALPGGPRGRVLDVPRYTQRLHATGETRWGGGGDSWCSPTCVSMVLDFWGAGPTPDRYAWVTPPGPRPRVVHAARHCYDHAYAGAGNWPFNTAYAATHGVDAFVTRLRSLAEAELFVAAGIPLIVSAAFTAGQVPGLDYDTRGHLIVLAGFTADGDPVLNDPYAPDDERVRRTVPRAPFEHAWQAGSGGIAYVLRPESTPMPPPPPQANW; encoded by the coding sequence GTGGCAACCAGCCGGCGCGGCGCCCAGGTCCGCCTGCACCCGCCGCCGTTGCACAAAACCTTCGGGTACGCGATGCTCGGCGGCAATGATCGACAACCGCACGGTCCCGGGACCCGGTCCACGCCGGGCGGCATCCTGATGCCCGGCCGCGACATCGCGTACCGCCGGTTCCGATTCCCGGCGGACCGGGACGTGGGCCGCGCCGACGGGCTCGCCGCCGGGCCGGACGGGCTGGCGCTCGACGGCGCGCCCGGCAGCCTGACACACACCGACCCGCACTCCGGGACCACCGCCGAGTACGCCGTCGGGAGCTGGACGTCCCCGGTGACGCCGCTCGGCTTCGCCGCCGCCGAGCTGGTGCCCTCCTGGACCGCGCACACCCCGCCCGGCTGCTGGCTGCGTGTGCAGCTACGCGGCTGGGCCGGCGACGCGGCTTCCACCGGCTGGTACGAGCTGGGCATCTGGGCCGCCGACGACAGCGCGGTGCACCGGGCGTCCGTACCCGGGCAGGAGGACGACCGGGCGCGGGTGGCCGCCGACACGCTGCGGGTGACCGGCGCGACGGTGACCGGCTGGCAGGTGCGGGTGACGCTGCTGCGCCGCCTCGACGTGGCGGACGGTCCGGTGCTGCGCACGGTCGGCGTGGTCGCCTCCACCGACCCGCCCTCATCCCCGGCCGACGCCGGCGTGGGTTCAGCCCTGCCGGGCGGGCCGCGAGGGCGGGTGCTGGACGTGCCGCGCTACACGCAGCGGCTGCACGCCACCGGGGAGACGCGCTGGGGCGGTGGCGGTGACTCCTGGTGCAGTCCCACCTGCGTGTCGATGGTGCTCGACTTCTGGGGCGCGGGACCCACCCCGGACCGGTACGCCTGGGTGACGCCGCCCGGCCCGCGCCCGCGCGTGGTGCACGCCGCCCGGCACTGCTACGACCACGCGTACGCGGGGGCGGGCAACTGGCCGTTCAACACCGCGTACGCGGCGACGCACGGGGTGGACGCGTTCGTCACCCGGCTGCGCTCGCTGGCCGAGGCGGAACTGTTCGTGGCCGCCGGCATCCCGCTGATCGTCTCGGCCGCGTTCACCGCCGGGCAGGTGCCGGGGCTGGACTACGACACACGGGGGCACCTCATCGTGCTGGCCGGCTTCACCGCCGACGGCGACCCGGTACTCAACGATCCGTACGCGCCGGACGACGAGCGGGTCCGCCGCACCGTGCCGCGCGCGCCGTTCGAGCACGCCTGGCAGGCGGGCAGCGGCGGCATCGCGTACGTGCTGCGTCCGGAGTCGACGCCGATGCCGCCGCCACCGCCGCAGGCCAACTGGTGA
- a CDS encoding PQQ-binding-like beta-propeller repeat protein, producing MIELGEMRHGESADEPAPAPPRRPPGPTARVALLGVLVLLVVTAAAGPARRPEPIRLPAPQGAAFVVLPDRVVVADGPGAIGRGGRVVAAYRLPGGDPAWRFALTDGDHVLGLTAVAGGLLVTSSPAGDGDSVSAMLDPATGTLRWRHPGYPVPTASGGLLLENPRPPGAGTVRAVDPGSGAVRWTLPVPGQEVGYRRDDHGVTQLVLVTPQGRVTVYDADSGTVAHTGRVAPAAGRAAYRYAQVVADLLLVEDARGSVTGYGLDRLDERWSLPVGSRAGLWFADCAGMVCLRNQVGGAQALDPATGRPAWTDERWLGMGPVGDRLIAAERGVGEELELSALDPPTGRVLARLGRWRVSGNDLPSGSLLGLRTLTGNRTLVGALDVAAGQVRIRGILPGAWSECADTGTQLVCLRPTGGMAIWPVGR from the coding sequence GTGATCGAACTGGGCGAGATGCGGCACGGAGAGTCCGCCGACGAGCCGGCCCCCGCGCCGCCCCGCCGGCCGCCCGGCCCGACGGCCCGGGTGGCGCTGCTCGGCGTACTGGTGCTGCTCGTCGTGACAGCTGCCGCCGGGCCGGCCCGCCGGCCCGAACCGATCCGGTTGCCCGCCCCGCAGGGCGCGGCGTTCGTGGTCCTGCCCGACCGGGTGGTGGTGGCCGACGGCCCGGGCGCGATCGGCCGGGGCGGGCGGGTGGTCGCCGCGTACCGGCTGCCCGGCGGGGACCCGGCGTGGCGGTTCGCGCTGACCGACGGCGACCACGTGCTCGGCCTCACCGCCGTGGCCGGGGGACTGCTGGTGACGAGCAGCCCGGCCGGGGACGGCGACTCGGTGTCGGCGATGCTCGACCCGGCGACCGGCACGCTGCGCTGGCGGCATCCCGGCTACCCGGTCCCGACCGCCTCCGGCGGCCTGCTGCTGGAGAACCCCCGCCCGCCCGGCGCGGGCACCGTACGGGCCGTGGACCCGGGCTCCGGCGCGGTGCGATGGACGCTGCCCGTACCGGGCCAGGAGGTGGGGTACCGGCGCGACGACCACGGCGTGACACAGCTCGTGCTGGTCACCCCGCAGGGCCGGGTGACCGTATACGACGCGGACTCCGGCACGGTCGCGCACACCGGCCGGGTGGCGCCCGCGGCCGGCCGTGCCGCCTACCGGTACGCCCAGGTCGTGGCCGATCTCCTGCTCGTCGAGGACGCCCGGGGCTCGGTCACCGGGTACGGGCTGGACCGGCTCGACGAGCGGTGGAGTCTGCCGGTCGGCTCCCGCGCCGGACTCTGGTTCGCCGACTGCGCCGGGATGGTGTGCCTGCGCAACCAGGTGGGCGGCGCGCAGGCCCTCGACCCGGCCACCGGCCGCCCGGCCTGGACCGACGAGCGGTGGCTCGGGATGGGACCGGTCGGCGACCGGCTGATCGCCGCCGAGCGCGGGGTCGGGGAGGAGCTGGAACTGTCGGCGCTGGACCCGCCGACCGGCCGCGTGCTGGCCCGGCTCGGTCGCTGGCGCGTCTCCGGCAACGACCTCCCGTCCGGGTCGCTGCTCGGGCTGCGCACGCTCACCGGGAACCGGACGCTCGTCGGCGCGCTGGACGTGGCGGCCGGGCAGGTGCGGATCCGGGGGATCCTGCCCGGCGCCTGGTCCGAGTGCGCGGACACGGGTACGCAGCTGGTGTGCCTGCGCCCGACCGGCGGCATGGCGATCTGGCCGGTCGGCCGCTGA
- a CDS encoding response regulator transcription factor, translating into MRVLVVEDERNLADAIARGLRKRGMAVDVAYDGDAGHEAAFVTRYDVVILDRDLPGVHGDRICADLAASGALTRVLMLTASGTVADRVEGLQLGADDYLAKPFAFDELVARVQALGRRATPAAPPVLEVADLVLDPARRVVSRGGVPLDLTNKEFGVLAELLKARGAVVSSEELLERVWDANTDPFTTIVRVTVMTLRKKLGDPPLIDTVVGAGYRIGRTQ; encoded by the coding sequence ATGCGGGTACTGGTGGTGGAGGACGAGCGCAACCTCGCCGACGCGATCGCGCGTGGGCTGCGCAAGCGCGGGATGGCGGTGGACGTCGCCTACGACGGCGACGCAGGCCACGAGGCGGCGTTCGTCACCCGGTACGACGTGGTGATCCTTGACCGCGACCTGCCGGGCGTGCACGGCGACCGGATCTGCGCCGACCTGGCCGCCTCCGGCGCGCTGACCCGGGTGCTGATGCTCACCGCGAGCGGCACCGTCGCCGACCGGGTGGAGGGTCTGCAGCTCGGCGCCGACGACTACCTGGCGAAGCCGTTCGCGTTCGACGAGCTGGTGGCGCGGGTGCAGGCGCTGGGCCGCCGGGCCACCCCGGCCGCGCCTCCGGTGCTGGAGGTGGCCGACCTGGTGCTCGATCCGGCCCGGCGGGTGGTCAGCCGTGGTGGAGTGCCGCTCGATCTCACCAACAAGGAGTTCGGCGTGCTCGCCGAACTACTAAAGGCACGCGGCGCGGTGGTGTCCAGCGAGGAGCTGCTGGAACGGGTCTGGGACGCCAACACCGACCCGTTCACCACGATCGTCCGGGTCACCGTGATGACGCTGCGCAAGAAGCTGGGCGATCCGCCGCTCATCGACACGGTGGTCGGGGCGGGCTACCGGATCGGCCGCACGCAGTGA
- a CDS encoding sensor histidine kinase — protein MGTRRVRPTLRLRLTLLNGVLLVGAGAILVLLAWLLVRDALRPTDELLPGTTVVLTDGRTLDAGQWQRQLVDAASQELLVKGLLALVAISVVGVAGAYLVAGRALRPLHQVTATARRLGEATLDERIGWSGADDEVAELAETFDAMLDRISGAFEAQKRFVANASHELRTPLAVMRTEIDVTLSDDDADLAEYRRMAAVVRDASERANGLVDALLVLARSEAQSGRRLARRAESDLAVGTANALSAVSREVERIGLKVHTSLRPAPVVGDPGLLDRLAGNLVENAVRYNHLHGRIWVRTGTDGQRSWLVVGNTGFEVAPADVPGLFEPFRRGGQERTGARGSGLGLSIVRAVCDAHGGTVKAVAQPGGGLEVTVTLPSADPPAAT, from the coding sequence GTGGGCACCCGGCGGGTGCGGCCGACGCTGCGGCTGCGGCTGACCCTGCTCAACGGCGTCCTGCTGGTCGGAGCCGGGGCGATCCTGGTGCTGCTGGCCTGGCTGCTGGTCCGCGACGCGCTGCGCCCCACCGACGAACTGCTGCCCGGCACCACAGTGGTGCTCACCGACGGCCGCACCCTCGACGCCGGACAGTGGCAGCGGCAACTGGTCGACGCGGCGTCACAGGAACTGCTGGTCAAGGGACTGCTCGCGCTCGTGGCGATCAGCGTGGTCGGGGTGGCCGGGGCGTACCTGGTGGCCGGCCGGGCGCTGCGCCCGCTGCACCAGGTGACCGCCACCGCGCGCCGGCTCGGCGAGGCCACGCTCGACGAGCGGATCGGCTGGTCCGGCGCCGACGACGAGGTGGCCGAGCTGGCCGAGACGTTCGACGCGATGCTGGACCGGATCAGCGGCGCGTTCGAGGCGCAGAAACGGTTCGTCGCGAACGCCTCGCACGAGCTGCGCACGCCGCTCGCGGTGATGCGTACCGAAATCGACGTGACGCTGAGCGACGACGACGCCGACCTCGCCGAGTACCGCCGCATGGCCGCGGTGGTACGGGACGCCTCGGAGCGGGCCAACGGCCTGGTCGACGCGCTGCTGGTGCTGGCCCGCAGCGAGGCCCAGAGCGGCCGGCGGCTGGCCCGGCGCGCGGAGTCGGATCTCGCCGTCGGCACCGCCAACGCGCTCTCCGCGGTGTCCCGGGAGGTCGAGCGGATCGGCCTGAAGGTGCACACGTCGCTGCGTCCGGCGCCGGTGGTCGGTGACCCGGGGCTGCTCGACCGGCTGGCCGGCAACCTGGTGGAGAACGCGGTCCGCTACAACCACCTGCACGGGCGGATCTGGGTGCGCACCGGCACCGACGGGCAGCGGTCCTGGCTGGTGGTGGGGAACACCGGCTTCGAGGTCGCCCCGGCCGACGTACCCGGGTTGTTCGAGCCGTTCCGGCGCGGCGGCCAGGAACGCACCGGTGCTCGCGGCTCCGGGCTCGGCCTGTCGATCGTGCGGGCCGTCTGCGACGCGCACGGCGGCACGGTGAAGGCGGTCGCCCAGCCCGGCGGCGGCCTGGAGGTGACCGTCACGCTTCCGTCGGCCGACCCGCCCGCGGCCACCTGA